A window of the Juglans microcarpa x Juglans regia isolate MS1-56 chromosome 5D, Jm3101_v1.0, whole genome shotgun sequence genome harbors these coding sequences:
- the LOC121265825 gene encoding uncharacterized protein LOC121265825: protein MHPPTFDGRGDPTLVEDWIQDIEEVLRVLNCTDKQKVLYSAFKLTSEAKRWWISERTIKEAGGRGVVSWPHFKHIFFDPFFPRSIRDARAKDFADLVQGTMTLHQYAARYVELSRFASYLIPDEEKKTRKFDKGLNNQIYERVVALQIQNFSELVDKATIVERSFKRSVELQEQREGSTPLGFPSSENQGPWKRMQLANNPGPRQVQDNQRSNSCRSCNVVHFGDCRTRIGRYF, encoded by the coding sequence ATGCACCCTCCCACTTTTGATGGTCGTGGCGACCCGACCTTAGTTGAGGATTGGATCCAGGACATTGAGGAGGTACTCCGTGTCTTGAATTGTACTGACAAACAGAAAGTATTGTACTCCGCCTTCAAGCTGACCAGTGAGGCTAAACGATGGTGGATATCAGAGAGAACCATCAAGGAAGCTGGTGGGAGGGGAGTGGTTAGTTGGCCCCACTTTaagcatattttctttgacCCTTTTTTTCCAAGATCGATTAGGGATGCTAGGGCCAAGGATTTTGCCGACTTAGTGCAGGGTACTATGACGTTGCACCAGTATGCGGCCAGATATGTTGAACTATCACGCTTTGCCTCATATCTGATAcccgatgaggagaagaagaccCGAAAATTTGATAAGGGACTAAATAACCAAATTTATGAGCGAGTGGTGGCCCTTCAGATCCAAAACTTCTCAGAATTAGTAGATAAGGCCACAATAGTTGAGCGAAGCTTCAAGAGAAGTGTTGAACTTCAGGAGCAGAGGGAGGGGTCGACGCCATTGGGGTTTCCCTCAAGCGAGAATCAAGGGCCATGGAAGAGGATGCAGTTAGCGAACAACCCAGGCCCGAGACAGGTGCAGGACAATCAACGGAGTAACTCTTGTAGGTCATGCAACGTAGTACACTTTGGGGATTGCAGAACGAGAATTGGACGGTATTTTTGA